Genomic window (Acidobacteriota bacterium):
TCTCCGAAGAGACGCTGCGTCTCTATGGGCCGCAATTCGCTGCAGCAGGAATCGTGCCGGTGATGGGAGTAGGTTCATCAAGCGATCGCAAGCAGCCGGAACCAATCGAGCCCGGATCAGCCGTAAGCGCCGTCCTGGTGCGTGGCGATATGGACATTGCGGCCACCTGCACGGTGACGTACATCGATCCGCAGCGCCTGCTCGCCTGTGGGCATCCATTGTTGCAGTTTGGGCGAGTGGATTTGCCCATGACCAAGGCAACTGTGGTTGCCACGTTGGCCTCTCCGCTCAACGCGTTCAAGATTGTTAACACTACCGAAACCATCGGATCATTTGTGCAGGACCGGCATAACGGAATCCTCGGCCAGATGGGCAAAGACGCCAAGATGATTCCGGTCTCGGTGACCGTGCGGTCAGGATCGGCAACCAAGGAATTCCGTTACGAGATCCTCAACAACGCGCGCCTTAGCCCTGTGGCCATGACTGCAACCGTGTTTAATGCATTGCACGGAACCAACGATTACGGCGACGACATCACGTACCGGATGAACGGTTCTCTGAGCGTGAAAGGATATCCTGAGGTCGCTCTGAAAAACATGTTTGCCCCGGTGGACGGCGGAATGCCGGCAGCCGCGCTCGCCGCAGGCACAATTGGCGACCGATTCGGACGCATCTACGACAATCCCTACGACGCTCCAGAAATTCAAGGCGTGAAATTGGAGTTCGACCTTGTGCGCGAGCGGCGCTCCGCAAGACTGGAAGCTTCGCGCGCCGACGCAACGGAAGCCCGCCCGGGAGACCAGATCATGGTGGAGACGGTGCTTCGCCCATATCGAGGTGAGCGGATCGTGCGCCAGATTCCTGTAAAGATTCCCACGTCTGCTTCGAAGGGAATGCTGCGCATCCTGGTAAGCGATGGAGACACTCTCGACCGCATGCGTCGCGGGATGCCACTGGCGAATCGCAAGCTAGGGTTGGCCTCGACAATTGCACTATTGAATAAGGAACACGCCAACAACCGCGTGTACGTTTCGCTATTTGAGTCCGATCCCGAAGCCATGATTGGCGACAAGGTAATGCCGACCCTGCCGCTCTCCGTCATGAACGTCATGGACAACATGCGCGGCACACAGGAGATGGTCGTGCTGAACGAATCGTCGGTGAATGAAGCGTCGACTGAACCGCTCGACTACGTGGTGGCCGGCGCGCAGATGCTGACCGTGAACATCAAGTAATGAGGTTCGACTCCCTGCCGGCGCTACAATTAATAAGCTGCAACTGACCCTATCGTTGAATCGAGGATTCACATTGGCGCGTAAGACTGTCGCTCTGCTCTTTGCCATTCTTTCCACGCTCGCCTTCGCCGAAGGCACTCGCACATGGGAACAATCCAAGTTTGACGATCTCGTAAAAGGAACTCCCAAGGGAGTGGCGCTCCGCAGCAATGGAGGTCTCGAACTTGCTCCCGCGTTCAAGACGGTGGCCACGCTACCCTCGACATACGTGTGGGCGATTGCGTCCGATGCAGCCGGAAACGTCTACGCCGCCGCCGGATCGCCGGCACGCGTTTATCGCATCACGCCGGATGGCCAGAGCACGAGTATCTTCGAGCCGCAGGAACTCCAGGTACAGTCACTGCTCGTGGACAAGAGCGGCGCTGTCTATGCAGCTACGAATCCCGACGGAAAGGTATATCGCATCACGGCCAAGGGCGCACCCAGCAAGGCAGACACAAAAGGTGATGCCTCATCGTGGAACGCAACGACCTATTTCGACCCAGGAACAAAGTACATCTGGGACATCGCGTTCGACCACGCGGGCAATCTGTACGTGGCGACGGGCGATCGTGGGGAAATTTTCAAAGTCACACCCACCGCTCAGCACACGCTCTTCTTCAAGAGCGATGAAGTACATATTCGCGTGCTCGCGGTCGATCCGAAAGAAAATGTCATTGCCGGATCCGACGGGAGCGGACTGGTCTATCGGATCGCACCCAATGGTGAGGCGTTCGTACTCTACAGTGCGCCCAAGAAAGAGATCACGTCGCTGGCGATAGACAACGCCGGGAATATCTACGCTGCAGGAGCGGGAGAAAAGCGTCCGGGATCGAATACGCCGGGGAATGTGGTTGCGAATATGCTCAATCCGGCGGCGGCGCAGTCGGGCTCCGGAGTCCCCAACATCACCATGAATCCAGGCGCCGCTCCCGGTGCCTCGCCTTTTCCAGCACCCGGGCTCGGTGCGAGCGGCGGCTCGGAAATTTACAAGATTGCGCCTGACGGATCGCCGACGCGTCTGTGGACCTCACGCGAAGATCTGGTTTACGCACTGGGCTTCGATCAGAAAGGGCGATTGCTCGCCGGGACCGGCAATCGAGGACATATCTTCGCTATCAACGGTGTGGATGACTACACCGACCTGGTGAAGGCCGGCGGCACGCAGATTACATCGTTTGCGAACGCGCAAGCCGGTGGACTCTACGCATCGAGCAGCAACCTGGGCAAAGTATTCTTGCTTGGTTCAGGACCGGAAACGGAAGGCACTTACGAGAGCGACGTGTTTGATGCCCACGTATTTTCGCGCTGGGGACGCGCCTCTATGCGATCAGCGGGCAACGCCGATCTATTTGCACGCAGCGGCAACGTGGACAATCCTGACCGCAACTGGAGTCCATGGACCCCGGTGGATGTGGCCAGCGGCGTCGAACTCAAAGTTCCCTCGGCTCGCTTCGTGCAGTGGAAGACGGTGCTGCATGCGAGCAATCCTGCGCCGCACGTGGACTCCGTGCAGATTTACTACCTGCCCAAAAACGTCGCCCCGCAAGTGGACGACGTCAACGTGCAGCCCGCGACTCGTTACCAGGTGATTCCGCATGTGACCGGCACCGACGCGCCCGTACCGGGGCAGCCGCGCTTCGATCCTCCTCCGCCGGCAGTGCGGGATCGCGATTCGATCGGAATCCGGTGGTCATCTCACGACGACAACGACGATCAGCTGGAATATTCGCTGTACTACCGGGGTGATGGCGAAACCCGATGGCTGTTGCTGAAAAATGGCCTGAGCGACCGCTACTATTCTTTCGACGCCAGCCTGTTGCCCGACGGCGGCTACTCCGCGATGGTCGAGGCCTCTGACTCGCCGTCCCATTCCCCTGGCGAAGCGCTCAGTGCCCAGCGCGAGAGCTCCCGCTTCGAAGTGGACTCTACTCCTCCCTCCATCACCGGACTCGCCGCAGCGGTTGACGGCAATCAGTTGCGGGTTCACTTTCGCGCGACTGATTCGTTCTCACCGATCAAACGCGCGGAATATTCCCTCGACGCCGGTGATTGGCAGTTCGTAGAACCGGTTGGACAGTTGTCTGATTCGAAGATAGAAGAATATGACTTTCGCGTGGCGATCGTCGCATCGACAACAACAGGATCGACGCCGGTCTCGACCGATCACGTCGTTGTCGTTCGAGCCTACGACCGGTTCGACAATCTCGCGACGGCCAAAGTTGTAGTGCGCGGCAAGTAAAAAACGCGACCTGTGAGGGCCGCGCTTCCCTGCTGTTCAGCAACTGGAACCTACCTCTCGGCGAAGATGATCGCCGGATCGGCATTTGCCGAATCCACGTTGATCATGACGAAATGTTGAATCAGGAAATTCGACTGTTTCGGATTGTCGAGCGGATACATAATAAACTTGCTCGCGGCGGGCGCAGTGAGAGTGATGCTGCCGGTAGTTGTGTTGAAATCAAATTTGCAGTTGCCAGCGAGATTCTCCGGGCTCGGAACGCCGGTAACGTCCTGCGTACCCGCCACCGTAAAGTCCGGCAGGGCTAATGAGAAAAGCAGATTCATGGCCACCGGATTCACACCAGCAGTCCCTGAACTTCCCGTTGCCGCCTGGAAGGGTCCAGTGAATTCTCCAGCTGCAAATCCTGAACCCGGTTGTTGATCCATCGTCCCAGAGTAGACGGCTGAAGGCAGGGCAGGATCAATATCGAGCAGGAAGCCGCGGTTAGCCGCTGTCAGGTAGAGAACGAAATGCACCGCCGGGTTCAACCAGTCCACGGTATAGCGACCACTCCCAAGTGTCGCGTAGGTAGAACTAAAGGTCTTTGCGGCAACTATGGTGCCCGCATTGTTGGCATCGTAGCTGGCAGAGATATTTCCGGCGCCATCGCCTTTTGCGGCAGTCAGCGAAACCAGGGCATTTGATCCGGCGTTATCGACGCCGGTGAGGTTCGATACCGAGAAGCTATCTAGCGCGGTCTTGTCGTAGGTTTCGGTTGGATCCTGAAAGACAACGCTGCCCACGACCGCCGGTTTGTTGGCCAGCGGATCCGTTGAGATCATGTACAGGGTAAACGGATTCGTCGCGTTCTGCGTATTTCCGCCAACGACATAAATTGCGAACTGGTAGGTGGCCGCTCCGTGGTCATTGTCTACCAAAGTCAGCGTGCCACTGCCATCGGCGGCGATGTTGTAGGTTCCTGTGACATCGGCGCTGGTCGTCACCGCGCCGCCATCATTGATATCCATCCTCCCCGCAGACAGGCTGCCCAAATGGTCCGACACAAACATGCCGGCCGAACCGGCGCGTTTGCCGCTGATGATATCGGAACCCGTCAGGCCAAATGCGAAGCCTCCCTTCAAAGCGCTCGTCTTGAAATCTGCTGACGAGGCCTGGGAGAACTGACCTGAACCGCGACCTACACCGTCACCGAACTCAATCATCCGCCCGTCGCCATCGGCGTCCAGGACGAACTTATAACTGCGTGTGTTCACTGCGCATGCTCCGGCACTCGTCTTCAGTGTGATCGTGCCATGACTGTTGATGTCCTGCGAATAAGAACTCGAGGACAGAATGCTGCAGTGATTGTGCCCTGCGGCCGTCAGTTCGTCCTGCACCCCACCCTGAATCGCTCCATTGGAATTCACCACGAAATTCCCGGCGATGGCGACCGGCTTGTTGGTACTGTCATATCCAGAAAAGCGGAACGCATAGGTTCCGTTCAGACGGGAATTCACGACCGTGATGTTCGTCGCGCCGATCCAATTGGGCGAATCGATCGTCGAGGTCGCTTGCACGGAAAATGGGCCACCCGAGGGAAGGACGTTGGGCGCTGTGTATAGGCCAGAGGCGCTCAAGGTTCCGCAATCGTTAGCGAGGCAGTCTGTGGAAGCAATCGCCCAATTTACCGTCTGAGGCGCCTGATCGGGCGTCACGGCGGCCGTGAGCTGCTGCTGGAGGCCTGCGCCCACCGTGGCGGGCCCCGGGATCACAGTGACCGTGATGGGAGAGACTCTCAACTGGAACTTATCCGATGCATTGGGGTTGACTACGGATGTGGCCGTAACATCAACAGTGGCGGGAGTCGGTGGACTCGAGGGAGCCGAATAGAGCCCGCTGGAGCTGATCGAACCGCAGGCCGGACTGCAGGCACCACCATTCTGCGTGACCGTCCAAGTGACTCCCTTGTTATCGGTATTCTTTACGTCTGCCGACAGCTGTAACGTGAGAGTAACTCCTACGATATTTTGTCCTAACGGGGCCGTTACCTTTACGATGATGTTCCCACCCGTGTGGCCACCGCCACCGGTTGCGCATCCAGACCATAGGGCCACGCTCAGCAACGTCACGGCGAACAACGCAGTCTTCATCATGATGAAATCTCTTTGACCCAAGTCGGGAAGGATTACTGTATACCGTCCCATGGACCACAAGCAGGAACGGTGGCCGGCTCTCGGATTCTTACTCCTCTTTGGTGCAGCCCAAAGGCCAATTCGCTATTCAAATCAGCGAGATACAAATGTACCTGAATCCAGAGCACTTGGCAGCAACGGGATAGACCGGTAAGGGCGGGGAGTATAGCTCGGTGCGCAACCTTTTGCACCTGGAGGCAAGAGTTTCTACCGTGAAGTTGCGGATTCGATGATTGCTGGACGCTTGGCTTTTTCGACGAGCGGGATCAGATCGTAGGCAGCAATACCGAGTGTTCCGCCCGAAAATCCATCGAGATAGGCGGAGTTGATACCGACTACTTCGCCGCGTGTGTTCAAGACTGGACCGCCACTGCCACCGCGCGCAGTGGGCGCGTCATAAATCAACTTGTCTCCGGATACGTCGCCGATGTGCCCAAACGTCGCGGATGGGCGGATGAGCGAGAGTGCGGCGAGTTCTCCTGCAGTGCCAGCATCGTCCTGACGGGACGACAAGCGCTCGTAGACCGCCGCTGGCGACTTGGCCACCATGCCCGTCACTCCCATGGGATATGCGAGCACGCTGATTGGCTCACCTACGCGAGGTGGCCCAGAGGCGAGCGGAAGAGCTTTGAGTTTTTCGGTAAATGCTGTGGGCTCGATCTGCAAAACCGCGAGATCCCCGTGTTGTGCCAGCACCACCGGATGCAAGACGACCGGGATGGGCGATCCGGGAAAATATGCTTCGAGTTTTTCCAGGATGGGCGTCGCACCGTGGCGAATGGCGGCTGCGGCTTCGCGATCTCCATACCAGGGCTCGGCGACGTGACGGTTTGTCGCGATCAGGCCAGGGCCTACGATGAATCCTGTGCCCGCAACCCGGGCATGTATGGGCGCCGATCCGGGATCGCCTGAAACTCGATAGATCCCGTAAATGTATCCAACCGACTCTCGCGCGTCGTCCACGGCAGCCGGGGAGAATGCTCCCTGCCGCTCCATCTCGGCAACCTGCTGCGACAGTTGATGGACTTGCTGCTCGAGACTCGCCGTCTCGGGCGGGGCGTAATAGTGGGCCAGCACGCCG
Coding sequences:
- a CDS encoding SpoIVB peptidase S55 — protein: MGKVVRAVAALLCLTCSAWLTAQNKTAIMPLDQIHEGMRGTAYTVFQGTKPEAMEVEVLGVLRNTNGAKGDIILVRLHGTKAEYTGVVAGMSGSPVYFDGKLAGALAFRIGEFSKEPIGGVTPIERMLEIDAADQRPAPGTTATSSNQPSTTTRTASPGDNAASPVTNFNNYLKPIETPLVFSGFSEETLRLYGPQFAAAGIVPVMGVGSSSDRKQPEPIEPGSAVSAVLVRGDMDIAATCTVTYIDPQRLLACGHPLLQFGRVDLPMTKATVVATLASPLNAFKIVNTTETIGSFVQDRHNGILGQMGKDAKMIPVSVTVRSGSATKEFRYEILNNARLSPVAMTATVFNALHGTNDYGDDITYRMNGSLSVKGYPEVALKNMFAPVDGGMPAAALAAGTIGDRFGRIYDNPYDAPEIQGVKLEFDLVRERRSARLEASRADATEARPGDQIMVETVLRPYRGERIVRQIPVKIPTSASKGMLRILVSDGDTLDRMRRGMPLANRKLGLASTIALLNKEHANNRVYVSLFESDPEAMIGDKVMPTLPLSVMNVMDNMRGTQEMVVLNESSVNEASTEPLDYVVAGAQMLTVNIK
- a CDS encoding trypsin-like peptidase domain-containing protein, whose protein sequence is MFDSDKDSQVVETWQRFVQGLLGVLALIGAGVLAHYYAPPETASLEQQVHQLSQQVAEMERQGAFSPAAVDDARESVGYIYGIYRVSGDPGSAPIHARVAGTGFIVGPGLIATNRHVAEPWYGDREAAAAIRHGATPILEKLEAYFPGSPIPVVLHPVVLAQHGDLAVLQIEPTAFTEKLKALPLASGPPRVGEPISVLAYPMGVTGMVAKSPAAVYERLSSRQDDAGTAGELAALSLIRPSATFGHIGDVSGDKLIYDAPTARGGSGGPVLNTRGEVVGINSAYLDGFSGGTLGIAAYDLIPLVEKAKRPAIIESATSR